The Saccharopolyspora gregorii genomic interval ACCTTCTTCCGCCCGATCCGGTCCCCCAGCGGGCCGAACACGAACCCGCCGAGCGGCCGCACCAGGAACGCGACGGCGAACGTGGCGAAGGTGGCCAGCAGCTGCGCGGTGGCGTTCCCGGCCGGGAAGAACACCTTGCCGGTGATGACCACGAGGTAGCTGAAGACCCCGAAGTCGAACCACTCCATCATGTTGCCGATGCCGGCCGCGGTGACCGCCCGCCGCACGTTGCCGACCTTGACGATGGTGACGAGGTCGTCGAGCCGACGAACCGGCCCGGTGCGACGTCCCGTCCTCGACGATGGCATCCGCTGCGCCTCCTCGGCCTGGTTCCGGGTCCGGGCCAGGGGGTACCCGAGATCGGGTCCGGGCACGCCCGCCGCTCCCCGACCGGGTGCACGAGCACCGCTGACCAGGCACGTCGCCTGCCGGGATTTTTTCCGGGCCCCCGTTCGTTGATCCCTTCCGACGGATCGGCCTGCGTGTGTCCCTGGGGGTGGTGTGGAGCAGTCCGGACGCACGTTCCCCGCACCTCCGGCAGCGCGCCCGGTCCGGCCGTGCGAAACCGGCCGCGCCCGTTCCCGTCCAGCACACTCGGACGCGGCCTGCGCGGCGCGTTCCGGGAACGACCGCGCGGCACCTCTTCCCGTTCTTGTCGGACACCGACGGAGATCTCCATGTCCCACCACACCACCATCTCGCTGCGGGTGAACGGCGAGGACCGTTCGCTCGCGGTCGACAACCGCACGACGCTGCTCGACGCGCTCCGCGAGGGCCTCGACCTGACGGGCACCAAGAAGGGCTGCGACCAGGGCCAGTGCGGCGCCTGCACCGTGCTGCTCGACGGGCAGCGCGCCGTGTCCTGCCTGCAGCTGGCCGTCGCCGCCGACGGATCCGAGGTCACCACCGTCGAGGGCATCGCCGATGGCGACCGGCTGCACCCGGTGCAGCAGGCGTTCCTCGACTTCGACGGCTACCAGTGCGGCTACTGCACGCCCGGGCAGATCTGCTCGGCGGTCGCCGTCCTCCAGGAGCACGCGGCGGGCTGGCCCAGCGCCGCCACCGAGGACGTGCGGCCCGAGGCCGGCGCCCCCGCCCTGGACGCCGCGGAGATCCGCGAGCGGATGAGCGGCAACCTGTGCCGCTGCGGCGCGCACAACTCCATCGTCCGCGCGGTCGCGCAGGCCGCCACCATGCACGAGGTCGAGAGCACCGTGTCCCGCGGTGGAACGGAGGTCTCGGCGTGAAGGAGTTCGAGTACCGGCGCGCCACCGACGTGCGCACCGCCACCACCCTGCTCGCCGAGAACCCGGACGCGCGGTTCCTCGGCGGCGGCACCAACCTCGTCGACCTGATGAAGGTCGGGGTGGAGACGCCGCCGCAGCTGGTGGACGTGCGCCGGCTGCCGCTGGACGCCATCGAGGTCGCCGCGGACGGCGGGCTGCGCATCGGCGCCACCGCCACCAACAGCGGCGTCGCCAACCACCCGGAGGTACGGCGCCGCTTCCCCGCGCTCGCCCAAGCGGTGCTCGCGGGCGCCTCCGGCCAGCTGCGCAACGTGGCCACCGTCGGCGGGAACCTGCTGCAGCGCACCCGCTGCGGCTACTTCGCCGACGTCACCCAGCCCTGCAACAAGCGAGTGCCGGGCAGCGGGTGTCCGGCCATCGAGGGCGAGCACCACAACCACGCGATCTTCGACTGGTCCGAGCAGTGCGCGGCGACCAGCCCGTCGGACATGGCGGTGCCGCTGGCCGCGTTCGACGCCGTGGTGTCCTACGAGACCGCCGACGGCACCGGCGAACTGTCCTATTCGGACTTCCACCGCCCGGTGGGCGACCGGCCGGACGCGGACGTCGCGCTGCCCGCGGGCGCGCTGATCACCGGGATCACGTTGCCCGGAGCGGAGATCGCGGCCCGCTCCCGGTACCGGAAGGTGCGGGAACGGGCCTCCTACGCGTTCGCGAACGGCTCGATCGCCGCCGCGCTCGACGTGCGCGACGGGGTCGTCTCCGACGTGCGGATCGCGTTCGGCGCGGTCGCCAACCGGCCGTGGCGGGCGCGCGCGGCGGAACGCGCGCTGCTGGGCCGCCCCGCCACCGCCGCCGAGTTCGGGGCCGCCGCCGACGCCGAACTCGCCGCCGCGACACCCCTGCCGGACAACGCCTACAAGGTTCCGCTGGTCCGGAACCTCGTGGTGTCCGTGCTGACCGAGCTCGCCGAGGAG includes:
- a CDS encoding (2Fe-2S)-binding protein, whose product is MSHHTTISLRVNGEDRSLAVDNRTTLLDALREGLDLTGTKKGCDQGQCGACTVLLDGQRAVSCLQLAVAADGSEVTTVEGIADGDRLHPVQQAFLDFDGYQCGYCTPGQICSAVAVLQEHAAGWPSAATEDVRPEAGAPALDAAEIRERMSGNLCRCGAHNSIVRAVAQAATMHEVESTVSRGGTEVSA
- a CDS encoding FAD binding domain-containing protein, which codes for MKEFEYRRATDVRTATTLLAENPDARFLGGGTNLVDLMKVGVETPPQLVDVRRLPLDAIEVAADGGLRIGATATNSGVANHPEVRRRFPALAQAVLAGASGQLRNVATVGGNLLQRTRCGYFADVTQPCNKRVPGSGCPAIEGEHHNHAIFDWSEQCAATSPSDMAVPLAAFDAVVSYETADGTGELSYSDFHRPVGDRPDADVALPAGALITGITLPGAEIAARSRYRKVRERASYAFANGSIAAALDVRDGVVSDVRIAFGAVANRPWRARAAERALLGRPATAAEFGAAADAELAAATPLPDNAYKVPLVRNLVVSVLTELAEEATR